A single Ignavibacteriales bacterium DNA region contains:
- a CDS encoding ABC transporter permease subunit (The N-terminal region of this protein, as described by TIGR01726, is a three transmembrane segment that identifies a subfamily of ABC transporter permease subunits, which specificities that include histidine, arginine, glutamine, glutamate, L-cystine (sic), the opines (in Agrobacterium) octopine and nopaline, etc.), whose translation MFADPSNPQVYIGFDVEVADAIAKQLGMEAELVPTDWTSIVESLKRKEFRVIINGFEPTSDRAKQINFSKPYYIFQLQLTVRKEQQGIDSLADCIVQKKTVGTLANCAASRLLASSGAVYIEYPDPVAAYVDLEYGRIDAVLMDVPMEMFYARKNPAFKNVGPLFHPGTYVVGLRKDDTELQQRIDNAIDTLVANGTIERIMRKWELWDNQQYNLLSGTGDFQITGRTFNWSEALIKLLKAALVTILIAFGSMIIAMVLGVPLAFGQTYGSAPVRWLCTAYIEFFRGTPVLVQLLFLYFGLPVIGIVFPGWLTALIGLGLNYAAYESQIYRTAFQAVPQRQWDVSYSLGMKPFLTFRRIIFPQAFRIALPPMTNDFVALFKDTSTAFAISVWELATAYREMANATGQFLLLGVVVSVFYLMMSLPLAHYARKLEKKFSPSKGNGKEALRLD comes from the coding sequence GTGTTTGCTGATCCCTCCAATCCCCAGGTTTATATCGGTTTTGATGTTGAGGTGGCTGATGCCATAGCAAAACAGCTCGGCATGGAAGCAGAACTGGTTCCCACCGACTGGACCTCCATCGTCGAATCACTCAAGAGGAAAGAATTCAGAGTGATCATCAACGGATTTGAACCGACCTCCGACCGCGCGAAACAGATCAACTTCAGCAAACCTTACTATATTTTTCAGCTTCAGCTCACGGTCAGAAAAGAACAGCAGGGCATAGACTCACTTGCTGACTGCATAGTTCAGAAAAAAACCGTCGGCACCCTTGCCAACTGCGCTGCTTCCCGCCTGCTTGCCAGCAGCGGAGCTGTATATATAGAATACCCCGATCCGGTCGCGGCCTATGTTGATCTTGAATACGGACGCATTGACGCGGTACTGATGGATGTCCCCATGGAAATGTTTTACGCCCGCAAAAATCCAGCTTTCAAAAATGTCGGGCCTCTTTTTCATCCGGGCACTTATGTTGTCGGACTCCGGAAAGATGACACAGAACTTCAGCAGCGTATAGACAACGCCATTGATACACTTGTTGCCAACGGTACCATTGAACGGATTATGAGAAAGTGGGAACTGTGGGATAATCAGCAGTATAACCTGCTCAGCGGAACCGGAGATTTTCAGATAACAGGCCGGACCTTTAACTGGAGTGAAGCACTCATCAAACTGCTGAAGGCAGCGCTGGTAACCATACTTATTGCATTCGGCTCAATGATTATCGCCATGGTGCTTGGCGTTCCTCTTGCATTCGGGCAGACCTACGGCTCTGCACCGGTCCGCTGGCTCTGCACTGCATATATAGAATTTTTCAGAGGCACACCGGTTCTGGTTCAGCTTCTGTTTCTTTATTTCGGTCTTCCCGTTATCGGCATTGTCTTTCCGGGATGGCTGACTGCACTCATCGGGCTTGGGCTGAACTATGCCGCGTATGAGTCACAGATATACAGAACCGCGTTTCAGGCAGTGCCGCAGCGGCAGTGGGATGTTTCCTACTCTCTTGGCATGAAGCCCTTCCTCACCTTCAGACGGATTATCTTTCCGCAGGCATTCCGCATTGCGCTGCCCCCCATGACCAATGATTTTGTTGCACTCTTTAAAGATACCTCAACCGCTTTTGCAATATCCGTATGGGAACTTGCAACTGCTTATCGTGAGATGGCAAACGCTACCGGACAGTTCCTGCTTCTGGGTGTTGTTGTGTCAGTCTTTTATCTGATGATGAGTCTGCCTCTTGCCCACTATGCAAGAAAGCTGGAAAAGAAATTCAGCCCCTCAAAAGGGAACGGAAAGGAGGCGCTGCGCCTTGATTAA
- a CDS encoding amino acid ABC transporter ATP-binding protein, with product MIKIEGLRKRANGEYILKDINFRLPSGSVLGIIGESGSGKTSLLMCLTALQNFDAGSVTVKDMTVASGSVSNKDEYIWNYRRQIGVVFQHLYLFPHLSVLQNIIEAPVHVLHQPRADAEAKAMELLGKVGLSHKADDYPEDLSGGEQQRVAICRALAMNPEVLLLDEPTSALDPRYSSDVRSLLQEFVSKGHTVIIVSHSLNFLRGFATHLIYMEKGELIEFDTAEKFLDSPGDERTRNFLSHFLQVI from the coding sequence TTGATTAAGATCGAAGGTCTGCGCAAGCGCGCCAACGGCGAATATATATTAAAGGATATCAACTTCCGGCTTCCATCGGGTTCGGTGCTGGGCATTATCGGCGAGTCCGGCAGCGGAAAAACCTCTCTGCTGATGTGCCTGACTGCACTGCAGAATTTTGACGCGGGCTCCGTTACCGTGAAGGATATGACCGTTGCCAGCGGATCGGTCAGCAACAAGGATGAATATATATGGAACTACCGCCGGCAGATCGGGGTGGTGTTTCAGCACTTGTATTTATTCCCGCATCTGTCGGTTCTGCAGAATATCATCGAAGCGCCGGTGCATGTTCTTCACCAGCCGCGCGCTGATGCCGAAGCCAAAGCCATGGAACTGCTCGGCAAAGTAGGCCTTAGCCATAAGGCGGATGACTACCCGGAAGACCTTTCCGGCGGCGAGCAGCAGCGGGTTGCTATCTGCCGCGCGCTTGCCATGAATCCTGAAGTGCTGCTGCTTGACGAACCAACCAGCGCGCTTGACCCCCGCTACAGTTCTGATGTTCGCTCCCTGCTGCAGGAGTTCGTCAGCAAGGGGCATACGGTTATTATTGTCTCCCATTCGCTGAATTTCCTCCGCGGATTTGCAACGCATCTGATATATATGGAGAAGGGGGAGCTTATTGAGTTTGACACAGCAGAGAAATTCCTTGACTCGCCAGGCGATGAACGAACACGGAATTTTCTCAGCCATTTTCTGCAGGTAATCTGA
- a CDS encoding class I SAM-dependent RNA methyltransferase codes for MFDFQSGAPFFAQAPGMMEEMCEQELKELGAEATRVSYRGVYFKADLKTLYRINYSARMISRVLAPLTGFFCRSTDVLIEKARKIAWEEIFSLNQTFSITASVAKSQITNSLYASQCLKDGIVDHFRDIYGRRPDVDTVNPDVRFNLHIEKDKAVISLDTSGDSLHKRGYRLLAGEAPMQETLAAAIIRVTEWNGEQPLWDPMCGSGTLLCEGLMHYCRIPAQYLRKKFGFFALPGFTKDAWEQLKAELDSQIRPLPEGLISGSDKYQRILNTAQDNLSRLPFGDKVKLSCHPFSHVNEYKNGVLVVNPPYGIRLGEIEEVRVLYKELGDFLKQRCPGTTAYIYMGDPSLRKEIGLRTSRRVPLVNGKLEGVLVKIESYEGSKKAKWRDAENTP; via the coding sequence ATGTTTGATTTTCAGTCCGGCGCTCCCTTTTTTGCACAGGCACCCGGCATGATGGAAGAGATGTGCGAGCAGGAACTGAAAGAGCTTGGCGCGGAGGCAACCAGGGTAAGCTACCGCGGAGTCTATTTTAAGGCAGACCTCAAAACGCTTTACCGCATCAACTACTCAGCCCGGATGATCTCCCGCGTGCTTGCACCGCTGACCGGATTCTTCTGCCGCTCAACTGATGTGCTCATCGAAAAAGCGCGTAAAATTGCATGGGAAGAAATCTTTTCGCTGAACCAGACCTTCTCCATCACCGCATCAGTGGCAAAAAGCCAGATAACCAATTCCCTCTATGCTTCCCAGTGCCTGAAGGACGGCATTGTTGACCACTTCCGTGATATATACGGCAGGCGTCCTGATGTTGACACGGTGAACCCCGATGTGCGCTTTAATCTGCATATCGAAAAAGATAAAGCGGTCATCAGTCTTGATACCTCAGGCGACTCACTTCATAAACGGGGCTACCGCCTGCTTGCCGGAGAAGCGCCGATGCAGGAGACCCTTGCCGCGGCTATCATCCGGGTTACTGAATGGAACGGTGAGCAGCCGCTGTGGGATCCGATGTGCGGCTCCGGCACGCTGCTCTGCGAAGGACTGATGCACTATTGCCGCATTCCCGCTCAGTATCTCAGAAAAAAATTCGGTTTCTTTGCTCTCCCCGGTTTTACTAAAGATGCATGGGAGCAGCTAAAAGCAGAACTTGACTCACAAATACGCCCTCTGCCCGAGGGACTGATCAGCGGCAGTGATAAATATCAGCGCATCCTTAACACCGCGCAGGATAATCTTTCACGCCTTCCTTTTGGTGATAAGGTAAAACTTTCCTGCCATCCTTTCAGCCATGTTAATGAATATAAAAACGGGGTGCTGGTGGTTAATCCCCCTTACGGCATCCGGCTGGGTGAAATTGAAGAAGTGCGGGTATTATATAAAGAGCTCGGAGATTTCCTCAAACAGCGCTGCCCCGGCACCACTGCGTATATATACATGGGTGATCCTTCGCTGCGAAAAGAAATAGGACTGCGAACCTCCCGCCGCGTTCCTTTAGTTAACGGCAAACTCGAAGGAGTCCTGGTTAAAATCGAAAGCTACGAAGGAAGCAAAAAAGCCAAGTGGCGTGATGCAGAAAACACTCCGTGA
- a CDS encoding T9SS type A sorting domain-containing protein translates to MENHLYNNLILYADAAIKPDPQQPSVIKYNAAWKVNKLFDGVQGDSTNKILFPMFVDEDAGDFRLQKYSPLIDAGDPDILDVDGTRSDIGPLGGPYGRSYEYLDLAPRAPVTVLPIITANSLTLRWQKNYETDLTGYRLYQDTVEQFVPFPDKLIYSGQDTNFTIPMPDSGRNYYYFVTAIDSIVNESKPSQPIKLLLTSTKENGNEVTTPEKTQIVGNYPNPFNPSTTIRYTINERSYVKLYIYTLRGELLEIRVNEEQSAGEYNYLFSPEITGTIDDLASGVYFYMLETKGRETGKIIRETGKMLLMK, encoded by the coding sequence TTGGAAAATCACCTGTACAATAATCTTATCCTCTATGCTGATGCTGCGATAAAACCGGACCCCCAACAGCCTTCCGTTATAAAATACAATGCCGCATGGAAAGTAAACAAATTATTTGACGGTGTTCAAGGTGACTCGACTAACAAAATTCTTTTTCCCATGTTTGTTGATGAAGATGCAGGGGATTTCCGGCTTCAGAAGTATTCACCTCTGATTGATGCTGGTGACCCTGATATACTTGATGTTGACGGAACAAGGAGTGACATTGGTCCTCTTGGCGGGCCTTACGGCAGGAGTTATGAGTACCTTGACCTTGCACCTCGTGCTCCGGTTACTGTTCTTCCCATTATAACTGCCAACAGTTTAACCCTTCGCTGGCAAAAAAACTATGAAACCGACCTGACCGGCTACCGGCTGTATCAGGATACCGTAGAGCAGTTTGTGCCATTTCCTGATAAACTTATCTATTCGGGACAGGATACCAACTTTACCATTCCTATGCCTGACTCTGGCAGGAATTACTACTATTTTGTTACAGCGATTGATAGTATTGTTAATGAATCCAAGCCGAGCCAGCCCATTAAGCTCCTTCTGACCTCAACGAAGGAAAACGGAAATGAGGTAACCACTCCGGAAAAAACCCAGATTGTTGGTAACTACCCAAATCCATTTAACCCAAGCACAACCATCCGCTATACGATTAATGAGCGGAGTTATGTTAAGTTATATATCTACACACTGCGTGGTGAACTATTAGAAATAAGAGTGAATGAGGAGCAGTCAGCAGGAGAGTATAACTATCTGTTTTCCCCGGAGATAACCGGCACCATAGACGACCTTGCCAGCGGAGTCTATTTTTATATGCTTGAGACCAAAGGCAGGGAAACCGGCAAAATCATCCGCGAGACAGGCAAGATGTTGTTGATGAAATGA
- a CDS encoding T9SS type A sorting domain-containing protein, which yields MTEIEFALPEQSDVTLKIYDILGKEIATLATGSYSAGRYTVPFDGSSHASGVYIYKLSYGKGQTISKKMTLLK from the coding sequence GTGACTGAGATAGAGTTTGCCCTCCCTGAGCAGAGTGATGTTACACTAAAAATATATGACATACTCGGCAAAGAGATCGCAACACTTGCCACTGGCAGCTACTCAGCAGGCAGATACACCGTTCCATTTGACGGTAGCAGCCACGCAAGCGGAGTATATATCTATAAACTCAGCTATGGCAAGGGGCAGACAATCTCTAAAAAGATGACCTTGCTCAAATAA
- a CDS encoding glucosyl transferase, whose amino-acid sequence MPVRVIHIKLLFWAAMGLITLSSYSCSEPASQYGLTEITLEALDASCTEVWLELKFNNLTQLANVAIQKDGKDYHRILSLNRDTLLVFEDLEPSTNNSFRAIIRYDGNDDKISNTAEVRTMDTTSHNFTWETFTFGEVGSSSLYDVAIIDENNICAVGEIYMKDSLGNPDPNAYNAVHWDGSRWELRRIPFYYNGHPIFVVIRAIFAFNANDIWFGGGVRWDGVTFKHVPMNISFPSYVNKIWGSSSGNIYIVGNSGNIAHYNGTSWKKIESGTTLHINDVWGDYNTMSKKWEIHCVGSNQFIDEGRTLLSIEENKATPINDSGLSWALNSIWFKTRRKYIIGGDGLYISASTSEVWKRDISQPPYYKTAVRANGLNDIFVVGAFGLILHYNGSTWHSYLPETYLNNGAYGRVAVKTI is encoded by the coding sequence ATGCCCGTTCGTGTTATACATATTAAACTGCTCTTCTGGGCGGCTATGGGGCTTATTACCCTAAGTTCTTACTCATGCTCTGAACCCGCCAGCCAGTATGGGCTGACAGAAATCACCCTTGAAGCATTAGATGCCTCCTGCACCGAGGTGTGGCTTGAGCTTAAGTTTAACAATCTTACTCAACTGGCAAATGTGGCAATCCAGAAAGATGGCAAAGATTACCACCGGATACTCTCACTCAACCGTGACACCCTCTTAGTTTTTGAAGACCTTGAACCCTCCACCAATAACTCATTCCGTGCAATCATCCGCTATGACGGCAATGATGATAAAATAAGCAACACCGCAGAAGTAAGAACTATGGATACTACCAGCCATAATTTTACGTGGGAGACCTTTACTTTCGGTGAAGTCGGGAGCAGTTCCCTTTACGATGTTGCTATAATAGATGAAAATAATATTTGTGCAGTTGGTGAAATTTACATGAAAGATTCGCTGGGGAATCCTGACCCGAATGCATACAATGCTGTTCATTGGGATGGGAGCAGATGGGAATTGAGAAGGATACCATTCTATTACAATGGCCACCCAATATTTGTTGTGATAAGAGCAATTTTTGCATTTAATGCTAATGACATTTGGTTTGGTGGTGGTGTTAGGTGGGACGGAGTCACATTTAAGCATGTACCAATGAATATAAGCTTTCCCTCCTATGTAAATAAAATTTGGGGCAGTAGTAGTGGTAATATATATATTGTTGGCAACAGTGGTAATATAGCCCATTACAACGGTACAAGTTGGAAGAAAATTGAAAGCGGGACTACTCTGCACATCAATGATGTTTGGGGTGACTATAATACAATGAGTAAAAAATGGGAAATTCATTGTGTTGGATCAAATCAGTTTATAGATGAAGGGAGGACATTATTAAGCATTGAAGAGAATAAGGCAACCCCGATAAATGACAGTGGTCTTTCATGGGCACTCAATTCAATTTGGTTTAAGACAAGACGTAAATACATCATTGGAGGTGATGGTCTTTATATTTCAGCCAGCACAAGTGAAGTTTGGAAAAGAGATATCAGCCAGCCACCTTACTATAAAACCGCAGTAAGGGCAAATGGTCTTAATGACATATTTGTGGTGGGTGCATTTGGTCTGATATTACATTATAACGGTTCTACCTGGCATAGCTATTTGCCAGAAACTTATCTAAATAATGGTGCTTATGGCAGAGTTGCTGTAAAAACAATATAG
- a CDS encoding SDR family oxidoreductase has protein sequence MKTYYIAGGSSGIGLELVKLLSEKGNSVKVFSRQAGGTTGLPGVTHIPADFSEGTPHLPDADEPVHGLVYAPGSINLKPLKLLKHEDFLADFKLNLLGAVSFINTYHPNLKLAGNSSIVLFSTVAVQTGMPFHASVASAKGAVEGLTRSLAAEFAPSVRVNCIAPSITDTPLAAKLLNNEAKLKASEERHPLKRVGSAKEMASLAYILLSPESSFMTGQVIKADGGMSSVKLL, from the coding sequence ATGAAAACATATTACATAGCCGGCGGATCATCCGGCATCGGACTCGAACTGGTAAAACTCCTCAGCGAAAAAGGAAATTCAGTAAAAGTCTTCAGCCGCCAGGCAGGAGGCACAACCGGACTCCCAGGGGTTACCCACATCCCGGCAGATTTCTCAGAAGGCACTCCACATCTCCCTGATGCTGATGAACCGGTTCACGGACTGGTCTATGCCCCCGGTTCCATTAATCTTAAACCGCTTAAACTCCTTAAGCATGAAGATTTTCTCGCGGATTTTAAGCTCAACCTGCTCGGAGCTGTTTCATTCATCAATACCTATCACCCGAACCTCAAGCTTGCGGGGAACTCCTCCATAGTGCTTTTCAGTACCGTGGCAGTGCAGACTGGTATGCCGTTTCATGCATCCGTTGCATCCGCCAAAGGAGCGGTTGAAGGACTCACCCGCTCTCTTGCCGCGGAGTTTGCTCCTTCGGTACGGGTCAACTGCATTGCCCCCTCAATAACCGATACGCCTCTGGCTGCAAAACTGCTTAATAATGAAGCAAAGCTGAAAGCATCGGAAGAGCGTCATCCGCTTAAACGGGTGGGGAGTGCAAAAGAGATGGCATCACTGGCGTATATACTCCTTTCCCCGGAATCATCATTCATGACCGGGCAGGTGATTAAGGCGGACGGCGGTATGTCATCCGTAAAGCTGTTATAG
- a CDS encoding flavin reductase codes for MILTPEALGSMEKHYRANFVNSLSGFKSANLIGTISDKGVTNLALFSSVIHVGANPPLMGMLFRPVSVARHTYENIKAAGQFTINHVHSSIYKRAHQTSARYPDGVSEFTECGLTPEYTHAVKAPYVKEAQVKIGLSFEEEKHILANDTIFLIGRIEEILLPDNSILEDGVLDIESAGTIAISSLNSYHTTGLLGRLPYAKPDKPLKD; via the coding sequence ATGATACTCACCCCTGAAGCTCTTGGCAGCATGGAAAAACACTACCGCGCAAATTTTGTGAACTCACTTTCCGGATTCAAAAGCGCAAACCTGATAGGAACTATCTCGGACAAGGGAGTTACCAACCTTGCTCTGTTCAGTTCGGTGATTCATGTGGGGGCTAATCCTCCGCTGATGGGAATGCTTTTCCGGCCGGTTTCTGTTGCAAGGCATACTTATGAAAATATCAAAGCAGCCGGACAGTTTACCATTAACCATGTTCACAGCAGTATATATAAGCGCGCGCATCAGACCTCGGCACGCTATCCGGACGGAGTTTCGGAATTCACTGAGTGCGGACTGACACCGGAATATACCCATGCGGTAAAAGCCCCTTATGTGAAGGAAGCACAGGTAAAAATCGGTCTTAGTTTTGAGGAAGAGAAACATATCCTGGCAAATGATACCATATTCCTGATCGGAAGGATTGAAGAGATACTGCTGCCTGACAATTCCATTCTTGAAGACGGAGTGCTTGATATTGAAAGCGCCGGAACGATAGCCATCAGTTCACTGAACAGTTATCATACAACCGGACTGCTCGGCCGCCTCCCCTACGCCAAGCCGGATAAACCGCTTAAAGATTAA